The following are encoded together in the Cynocephalus volans isolate mCynVol1 chromosome 4, mCynVol1.pri, whole genome shotgun sequence genome:
- the LOC134376109 gene encoding histone H3.1-like, which produces MARTKQRARKSTGGKAPRKQLAAKVARKSAPATGGVMKPYRFRPGSVALREIRRYQKSSALLVRKLPFQRLVREVAQDFKPDLRFQMSAMMALQEACESYLVGLFEDANLCAIHGKRVTIMLRDMQLARRLRGPRV; this is translated from the coding sequence ATGGCTCGCACCAAGCAGAGGGCGCGGAAGTCGACCGGCGGCAAGGCGCCGCGGAAGCAGCTGGCCGCGAAGGTAGCCCGCAAGAGCGCCCCGGCCACCGGCGGCGTGATGAAGCCGTACCGCTTTCGGCCCGGCTCGGTGGCGCTGCGCGAGATTCGCCGCTACCAGAAATCCAGCGCCCTGCTGGTCCGCAAACTGCCGTTCCAGCGGCTGGTGCGAGAGGTCGCGCAGGATTTCAAGCCAGACCTGCGCTTTCAGATGTCGGCCATGATGGCGCTCCAGGAGGCCTGCGAGTCCTACTTGGTGGGGCTGTTTGAGGACGCCAACCTGTGCGCCATCCACGGCAAGCGTGTCACCATCATGCTCAGAGACATGCAGCTGGCGCGCCGCCTCCGCGGGCCGCGGGTCTAG